The following DNA comes from Quercus robur chromosome 1, dhQueRobu3.1, whole genome shotgun sequence.
AAAGCTTGtttcaatcaaataaaagagCGGATTTGGGCCAAAATGCAAGGATGGAAGGAGAAGCTACTTTCTCAAGCCGGGAAGGAAATCATGATCAAGGCGGTGATCCAATCTATTCCCACATACTCAATGAGTGTTTTTCAACTACCCTTGGGATTAATTAAAGATATAGAGGCGATGATCCGTAAGTTTTGGTGGGGCAACCAAGATAATAAAAGGAGAATGCAGTGGGTGAAGTGGGGTACCCTATGTTCTCCAAAGTCTTTGGGAGGAATGGGGTTTCGGGATCTCAGACAGTTTAATGATGCACTCCTCGGCAAACAAGTATGGAGACTCTTTCATGAGAAAGGCACGCTGCTGTACAAGGTGTTTAAACCAAAATACTTCCCATCAAGTAGCATTCTGGAAGCAGATTTCAATCAACGAAGCTCTTTTGCATGGAAAAGTATTTTACTAGCAAGAGAGGTTATTTGCAAGGGTGCACGGTGGAGAGTCGGAGATGGGTCATCCATAAACATTTGGAATCATCGGTGGCTGAATTGTCCAGGGAGTGGCAAGATTGTGTCTCCCAATATTAATCCATCTTTGTCCTCAGTGAAGAATCTATTTTTTCCTGGCACTAAAGTTTGGAACAAGGAGCTTATCGAGCAATCTTTCTTACCTTGGGAAGCTGAGAGGATTCAAAGCATTCCGGTCAGTCACTTTCCAATGGAGGATTTGCTTATTTGGCCACTCACCAAGGATGGGAACTACTAAGTTAAGAGCGCTTACCAGCTGTTATCCTCAGAAATCAGAGCTACTCTGCCTAGTTCATCTGAAACAGAGAATGGCAAGCATTTTTGGAATGGAATATGGAAGTTACAGGTACCTAACAAAGTGAAGCATTTTGTGTGGAGAGCTTCAAGGGAGTCGTTGCCTACCAAGCTGAATTTGTTTTCACGGCATGTCTTACCTGATCAGTTCTGCAACCTCTGTAAAGAGCATCCTGAAGATTCCATTCACTGTTTATGGTTGTGTGATGGAGCCAAAAGTATTTGGCTATCGGACCCAACATTTAGTTCCCTACGATCAAAAATTTTCAGAGGTTTTGGTGATCTTGTCGCTGTTGTGTTGGAAAATACAAGCCCAAATTTTGCTGCTCTGTTTTCAATGATTGCATGGTGCATTTGGGTTAGACGtaataaattgagagagaagCTACCGGTGTGGGCTGTCGGGGAAACGGCGAGACGAGCTCGGGAGTTTCTGCAGGAGTATTGGGACGTTCAAGACAGGCCATCCTGGACCTCTGTTCAGCGCCCAAGGCAGAAATGGTCGCCGCCGGAGTTAGGAGTATATAAACTTAATTTCGACGGCACCATCTTTGAAGGTTCAGCGAGAGCGGGGTTGGGGGTGGTAGTGAGGGATGCTGAAGGTATGATCATTGCTGCACTAAGCCAGAACATCAAACTTCCTAGCTCAGTAGACTTGGTCGAAGCCTTAGCCGCTCGGAGAGCTATCTTATTTGCCCAAGAGCTCTGCCTTGGTCAAGTGATGGTGGAGGGTGATTCACTGAGGGTCATTACAGCTATTAATAACCCACAAAAGAATAGGACACAGTGGGGTCATGTTGTTGAAGATATTAAAAAAGCCAGCTCTTGGTTCCAAACATGTAGTTTCGGTCATATCTATAGGGAGGGGAATAGTTTAGCCCATTCTCTAGCAAAAAGAGCAGTTTTAGCTGCTGATTTAGATGTGTGGTTAGAAGATCTACCACAGGATTTAATTGATGTATTTCAGTGTGATTTATCTTAATAAAATTGACTTACctattcctcaaaaaaaaaaaaaaaaataaagtaagttATATAATTTGGATAACTAATTTGGGACATcccaactcaaaataaaaaatatttatcttatcaaaaaaaaaaaaaatttacttattaCAAGCAAGTTTGTTCGTTGGCTTGGCAATTTTTATGTCCAACGTTTAAGGAGCGTTTTATCTATAATCTGATTCTCCCAGATTACCAACCCCATGTGGCCCACTTTTGCCTCAAAGGCAAAAAATCCAAGGTAAAAATCTGCTGACATGAGATCGATTTTGAGGACCCATGAATCCAATCCAACGGCGTAGGTACCAACTTGCATGTTCTAGAAGTCGTGTCAGCGGTTTGATCCCTAAGCTAGTCCACGTGTCAAAGCCTCTACACCCTTGAAGTCGAGAACTTTCGTGTTTCGATCTCTCCAACATTAAAAAGTCTcaaaatttctctctttccgtccaacaataaacaaaagCTGATCCGAATCCTATGAACGACTCATCTTTTGATTCATTTTTCGCGTCCGTGACTGTAACtgtaagtgttttttttttttcctcctttgcCATTGCACAGTTGCACTCACACACACTGAATGTGTTTGGCTGCCGACAAAATCTCCGGGAAAATTGgaccaaaacaaatttttttttcttcttatttttactatattgGGAATTTGGATAATGACACAATTAATGTGGGTCTTTTGTGAAGTAAAATGTTAATGCATGGGTGTAGAGAAATTCAAAAACTTGTATTGGGTTTTTCTTAATTGTTCATTCTAGGAGCAAAGCTTTGTTCTTTTCTAATAAATTTGATGGCTTTATTTCGTGTTTATTGCTTTGCATGATTATATATTTGCAGTATGTATTAGATCTATGTTTTTTTGGTCCATATATGGTTTACATTAATGAAAGTGGGACTAAAAGGAGCTTTGGTCAAGAGCATGAAATGAAAATGATACTAGGGAATAAAAGGAGTCAATGagttcttttttgctttttaggcTAATTTCAGTGCTCCCCATTTGTTGGTTAATAGAAtgctttggttattttatagATTTGGAATTGGGGTGTGGATCTCAGTAGGCAATATTAAAATCATTGTCTTTTGACTGCTTCACCATTttggaatttaaaaaagaaCAATTGGGAGGGTTTGTTAGGAGAAGATAAATTAGTTTTCCCTTTAGTTTCAAAAGCTCCTTATGCTGCACGTATCCTTTTGAACATCAAGCAGTCACCACTAGCTGAATGCTAATTATGTTCTTTTGATTGTGTTGATATGCTTGAATTTGCAAATATAGTGCTTCTGTGCAATCAGTCTCTGAGTTATAACCTGTGAACAATAATTTTCTTGTAAAGTGATTCTGTGACAAGCCCAATCCATACTTGATCTGTATTACTATGTTTTAACATTGTTGTGCTTGCTTTGGGCCAGTGATAAATGTGACTTCTGCTTTTCCATACTCTATGCCCATGTGCCACTCAAGCTTTTGCTGTTTATTTGGACAAGTAACAACTAACATGGCACCACCATGTTTACTAGTCTAATTTTCTTCAGGTTGTTCTTGGGAAGTTTGTGACAAATACTAATCACCCACAGAAAGTGTTGGAATAAGATTTCTAACTTCATGTGTATAAACTACAGGCAAACACTTGCTTGCATCCGTGTGAATCTGTCATATAAAGTGAATTTGTATCGGGCAATTTTAATAGACTTTAAGATTTTAGAATGTATGTTTGTGTTTAATCTTTGTGAAGAAGTAGAAGCTAAACTTGTTGCTTCTTGCACTTCTATTCTCTAAGTGGAATGTGTTTGCAGGATCATTGTGTATTCTGTTCATTTATTCATTTGGTATTTTGTAGACTGAACTTTTATAGATTCATTATTGTACTTGACATGTATTTGATGAGTATACTTAGCAAAGTGTTAGACATGATTGATTCTTGTATTTGTATTAAACTTTATTAAATATGCTAAATCCTTACTATATGGTAGGAGCTGCACTAGAATTTAGCTCCTATTAGTAATACATATATCTTGGAACATTTTAGGTTTTATAGGTTTGCAAGACATACTGTACGACTTGCTGTATTTGAGTGTGTTCTCATACTATCTAATACTTTTTGGAGGTAGAAGAATTCTTGAAACCTTTGAAATCATCAACCATGAGTTTTGTTTTCCGAGGGAGTAGAGCAGATATTGAAAGTGGATTTCCAGGATTTGCTCCTGAACCACCAGCAATGGTATGTTAACATGTGCCAGTGCACATTTCtgcaatatttatttatttttgtttactttttacCTGTATCTCAATCAGATAATATGATTAGATTATGTGATTGTAAGCTTGTCACTGTGTTGATTCTTCGTCCTTTGACCTCTTCCTATCAGCGCATGCACACAGTGCGGCCGGTTAATTCCAACTCACTTGCTTTTCTTGTCACAGGTAATGTATTTGATTTCAGCTTTTTCATTCCATCGCTTGATGTTTtgtaaatgtattttttaatccATACCATTACCTCTTTGTTCAGCAGTTCTTTTGCTTTTCATGATTTTGAACTCTAATCAGATGTCACCAAACTTTTTGGTATGTCGTCACCAAGCATTACTTGTGGGCATACTTCTAATTCTGTTAAGTGATTCCGAAGTATAAAACTTACACAGCAATTAAGCTTGGACACTTCGCGTCTATATGTGCAGATCTGGCTAGTTGTGGGTGTCTTTTTGATGGCCACAATCCTGAGGATGTATGCAACTTGTCAACAACTTCAAGCTCAGGCCCGCGCTCATGCTGCGGCAGCCAGTGGCTTGCTAGGTCATACTGAACTGCGACTACACATGCCACCATCAATAGCTTTTGCAACAAGAGGACGATTACAAGGACTAAGACTCCAGCTTGCACTTCTTGACCGAGAGTTTGATGATCTAGGTATTGtagtttttgttaaataattttttggttttgtatgAGTATGACTGGGTCACCTCTTGAAAATTGATGGTGCACATGCAGATGCCCAAAGAAATgcttggtttttgatttttttgtggaTGAATTGTTTTGCTTTTTCTGCTGCAGATTATGATACTCTCAGAGCATTGGACTCTGTTAATACTTCCACCACTCCTTCAATGAGTGAGGAAGAGATAAATACTTTACCTGTTCACAAGTACAGAGTTGCTGGCTCAGAGAAGTAAGTTTGAAAGAGAGTGGGTGAGAATGTGTTTGTCTTTAATTATATTGCAACTTTTTTTAGTAGCTAGTTATCAGTATATGGATGTCTCTATAGATTATGTCATCATCAATTGAGTATTGAACCTTGCCTTAGTCTTAGTATTATGTACTAATTGCTCATTACAATGATGATATACATGGTCAAGAGTGGAATGAACCTCTGATGTCATTAAGTAGTGGATGAAATGGTAGTAATTTGGAGTAGTAGCTTAACTAATTTAACTGCTAGTCGGCTATGACTTTGATTTGTTCAGTTTACTACCAActtctaattaattttatgatgATCCTTAGAAAGTTTCCTCTTTTCTTTGCAACATTTGTATCGGAGTTTGACTAAACTGGATGAAAATGAATGCATTCTTCCTGAAATGCTTGGACAAAATGCTTCCTCCCCCCTCCCTCTCTCCTCCTAAAATGCTgtatatagaaatttattttgagACAGTgtagaaatttattttgttttcacaaCTCAATGgcaataatttaaaatgatttgtttatttatggTCACAGTTCATCACGGCAACAGGCATCATCTTCTTCGGGCCCAGCTGAGgtaatttcttttccttttacaaTTTTGATTGCATAATCACTACAAAAATGTCTGGgataatttcttttccttttacatTTAAAAGATTCTTCCTTTTGAAATGTGAATCATCTGATACTACTTTCCAGTTATAATAGTCAGTATCTGTCCATAATTAAACTGGTAGGAATCCCTGTGAGCTTTGTCAAATCAGCTTGTGGAATTAAGTGCTTTTTCATGATTATTAGGTGTAATTATTTAGCACTTAGAGAGAAATGCTCCCTCATCTCACATAATAGTGggttttactaattaaattcaaggtGAGACCCATTCTTCATAAGAGAGGAGGGAAAATTGCACCCGGAATATTGAATAGTTTTtcaattattaggtactctcaTTTTTGTGTTATCTTTAGTTTTTCAATTATTAGGAACTCTCATTTTTGTGTCATCTTtagtttcttattttctcttctgCAAGCAGACTAAGCAAGACTTTAGAAAGGCGGATGGGAGCATCAGGGGCCCAGATGATGAACTGACATGCAGCATTTGCTTGGAGCAAGTTAATATGGGGGAGCTAGTTCGTAGCTTGCCATGTTTGCATCAGGTTCTTCCACTGTCCATATTGAATCTGGTCCACTTTATTAGCTAATGAGTTGCACACATTTCCAAAATCTAAGAATAAaggcaatatttttttttttggtaaaagaggATATATACTTCATAAAGGTAAACAGAAAAGATAGGTTCTGGGCATAGCCTGGTAGAGTACAAATGGCGGCAATCAACCTCATAAATAGAGATTAAGTCCTTAGGAGGACTGGAATACAACACAAAATCCACATCTAGAGAAAAtcctaatcttttttttctttttttgagagagtgtttcaacttatggcgttcgctcctgatgatagctctttatcatcagaccaaaacaccaatcagttttttgtgTAGGCGGGAAtcgaaccccagatctcttatataaccatcagagactttatcaattgagctaactggaactcacaCAGAAAATCCTAATCTAGCTAGGTAGTCAGCACTCTTATTTGCTTCTCTGTAGACATGGCTAAAATGCAATTGCAGAATCCGGGTAACCAATTGCCTGCATTCGTCCATAAGAGAGGAGACAACAGTGTTAGAGTTTGCATGGTTAGCAAAGCATCAACTATAGCTTTCTTACATCTTAGTTTTTCATTAATTATACACAAAGAATATACAAAGAGTCATTGAGATACTCATacctaaaaataattattaatctttatttttacaataatctCCTGATTTAGGAATTATGCTCACATATACTAAAAATTGCACCTTGAATCTTGATGTTTAGCATTTTTAATTTCACCATACTTTTTCCCCCTCATATTTCAAGATCTTGAATTATTATGGATGCTATGCTgcttagggatggcaattttacCCCGCCTCACTTAACCCACCCCTCCCTGCTTCGTTCAACGCGGGTTTTTCCTAACCCGCAAAagtggtggggcggggatggggcaaaattttagccccgcaccacGAGGCAGGGTGGGGATaggtttagattttttaaaaccaCTCCACCCCGACCCTACTTGTCCCCGCCTTGCGTTGCTGAGGGTtattattgtaaattttttataccctaaaaccctactatttaaacaaacatatcaatattagcttattttattctacctaatGTGGATCtctacctttattttgttatgagttatactatgagattttttattttttatttattttttgtgattatcTTGTTAAACgtttggatatattattcaatttttttttttaaattgaattgatttgatttgatgtgataaatttaattgtaatttcaagtatatttttattaatgaaataggtttcattaaaaaaattgtattagttGTAggataaattaacaaaaagtagagttttacggggtgAGGCAGGACTTCGCGGGGCCCTAAGGGGATGgggttagaaattttttcctGTCATGCGGAGCAAGGTGGgacggggatggggcaagacaaaACTGTGTGGGGTAGGGATGAAGACCTCATCCTTCGGCCCTGCCCCGCCCCATTTCCATCCCTAAGATTGCTATTGCTGCTGCATAAACAACAGATTCTGAAATCCACAAAACAGTATTGATATAGTATATCTAATTGATTCGTATGATAATCATTATtgtttgatgtgttttttttttttttttttttttttgggcagtTTCATGCCAATTGCATTGATCCATGGCTGCGGCAACAAGGCACATGCCCTGTTTGTAAATTTAGTGTGGGATCGGGATGGCAGGATAGAAGGGAGAGTGAATCAGATGGGTCAGACATGGTTTAATGACTCAGtcaaggatatatatatatatatatatatatatatatatatatttagcttTCCATATTGTCTTttgcataaaaataatatactcTTGAGTTACATATGTATATAAGTTTCAGTCTCGGCATTTTCTTAACTTGGGCATGAAGCATGCCTCCTTTTTTCCCTTGATAAATAAAAGAGATACTTAATATTCTATTCGTAGATCAATGTTGTTGAGCTGTCATTTCTTTCTTATagttcaatttttaatattttgaccATGTGTGTAAAACTCTGGTTATGGACTGGAAGACATCCTGTGATACTGTCACACTTGTGACATGTATGcctgactttttatttttattttatttatttgagatgaAAGTATGGGTGGCTTATTGAAGTGTTGAATTGGTCACATGCTACTAGGGGTGTCAAATAGGTGGGTTTGAAGTGGGCATAATTtggttgggtatataaaactcatttacccattaaaacccatttaactaattgcttctaacttaaatccaaccaaatccaATTATTATAGGTAAACCTCAATCTACCCAATttcccaattatcaaaattaccaaaatgccactaaagtaaaaatgaccaaagtattctaaaatcttcaaaaatgaccaaaatacccctaaatctaaaaatgactaaaatatccctgaaacaaaaaatgaccaaaatacccttgaaacctaaaaaatgaccaaaataccctccaactccaaaaaatgaccaaaatacctcaaaataaaaaataacaaaaataccctcgaaccccaaaaattaccaaaatactctcgaaacccaaaaaatgaccaaaatacccccgaaatccaaagaatgaccaaaataaccctgaaacccaaaaaatgaccaaaataccttcaaaaccaaaaataaccaaaatacccttggaatccaaaaattaccaaaatactcccgaaccccaaaaaatgaccaaaatactctcaaaacccaaagaatgaccaaaatgcccccgaaacctaaaaattaccaaaaaaaccttgaaacccaaaaaatgaccaaaataccctaaaaacccaaaaatgaccaaaatacctctaaaacccaaaaaatgaccaaaatactcttgaaatccaaaaattactaaaatacccccgaaccccaaaaaatgaccaatacACCTcctaaacccaaaaatttaccaaaatttccTCGAAATCCTTAAAATAACCCAAATACCcccaaacctaaaaaatgaccaaaatattctCGAAATCcagaaaatgatcaaaatactcccgaaacccaaaaaatgaccaatacacctcctaaacctaaaaatttaccaaaacaTCCCTAAAACCcagcaaatgaccaaaataccctcgaacccaaaaaatgaccaaaatacccccaaacccaaaaaatgaccaaaatacaatTGTGGTTCTTGCATTCAATTGTGGTTCTCGAGCTTATATGATGATAGATTTTTGGGTAGTTGTGACCATCTACCCAAAACTATGAGGTTGTGTTTCAAAACTTTTCCTTACATGTTTGAATGTGGTTCTTGCATTCAAATGTGGCTCTCAAGAAAAGAATAGTCaattagggtgtgtttgttttggttgaAAAGAGTTTCAGGAAAGCCTTTTACACCCCTCTATGTGTTTGGTAAAAATAGGAAATTGGGTCAAACGGAAATCACTTTCTGCGTTGACCGTAAAATACCCATGTTGGCCCGTAAAACCATTTCAggttttattttaccttcaaatcatATACACCTCTCATACACTCTCTCAAGCTTCTCACATGAACACTCCAAGCTTAGTGAAGACCGAGCTCCACAGAGCAAGACACGCCAACGCAGGTCACCGTCCGATGACCCAGTTCATGCTCCTCCTCTAGTCCGTGCTCCTCACGCCATTTCGTGCTCCTCCGCTGACCCACAGTCCACCGATCCACCCACGTTGAGTTCGATCCACCCTCTATTTCACTCTGACAACCTCACCTCACCTCTGATCCACCCTCTACTCAGTCCGATCTAGTCACCTCACCTccgacccatcctctacaaaagCCGATCCACCCACAATCTTTGTGGGTGCTGGTGTGTGGGTGCTGGTGGATTTTCTGTGGGTGCTGatgtgtgggtggtggtggattttgtgatataaaatttgtttggaaactAAGAAAATgactgagaaaatgtgaaaaatttgtaggaaaatagcattttcagaatgttaccaaatactgaaaattgttttctaaaataattcttaaaatGCATCCAAAcacagaaaatattttacatccggaaaatattttacattgaaacaaacacagccttagtttTAGTTCAAATGGCAACATGTCATTCAGAAGTATGTTGGAGGGTGACATTACAAATTCAAAACCGACTGATTGGGTAATACTAATTGGCAATAACCATATGTATATACAAAGTCTTTTGGGCTTGTCTCAAGAAAACGGattctaaaaaattttatcaGAAATTTGAAGTCTATTAAATGGCAATAACGACCCCTTGGATGCTTGAATATACCATAGTTTGAAAAAGCCACTTACATGCCTTTCAGCTCTTCACTGCATGAAAAGCCAGTCTCGTATTGGATAtgttaaaataacaaaattcaaaaggagCTATTTAGTAGTACTTTCTGCAATCCAAATGAGGTCTTTAAGATTTAAGTCAATGGAATTTATAATTCATCCAAATTGAATCGTTTGGGGCCCTTCTCTGAGTTTCATTTTTCCACCTTGACTTCCTACCTGATCAAAAtaccaaatctaaaaaaatgtcAACCACGGGCGTGTGGCCACACTTTCCACTTTCCACGGGCTTGGAtttaaaaattgtgtaattGGTCTTACATTGAAGTAAATAGGCTAAACATCTGATCTGAAACAAATTGGCTATTCTCAAAACacttataatgtaaaaaaattcactCAAATTATCTTAAATGGAGATTCTTGAGCTACAACCTTGtgataaaaagaaatgcaaataTGTGACCTGTGAACCAATTTCGCCGACAGTAAACCTTAGTTTTCCCTACCTAGAAACTATTAGAACTCAAACCATCtattgtttattcaaaaaggtaaaaataaagTCTGCCTCTTCTAAGGTtaatcatcttcttctttctcaaccAGTATCCTCTTGCATGCCTCATAGCACATGAAAGATATCCCAGCAGCAGGGGCCAATTGCACACAACTTGGTCCCAAGCCTCTATACAGATGAGCACCCAATACTACTCATGAATAGTCTGTAGATATTGTATGTGAACTCAACAAAAAGTGACACTGTATTGCATTAGAAACTAAATCAGGGGGGAACATTTTCCTGATGGAAAGATTACCATATTTTCAAAGCATTCTTCTGCAGATACTCAGTAAATACACACTTAAATATATCAGAAATACCACTTAAATGTAATCCATAAGCCTTTATCTCATAACATACACAGTAGGTGATTgcccaaaagaaaattgatgaaAAGCTATGAGATTTAGATATCCACACAACCCCATACAATGTTCATGACTAGCCTAGCTACTATGATGCCCAAAATGCAACTACAAAAAACCTCCTACAAGAAACCCCATATAATTCCATTCCAATAGAAGCCTGAACCAATATTCACAAACTCGCGAATTGAAAGACCACCCAAGCTAGAAATTAAATCAAAACTCCTAAGCAATTAATTCCCgacagaagaaaaaaagtgcAAGCAAAAATtgtagagaaaatattatttaaaaaccccaaaatatcaAATGGAACATTTTATcatgaaagaaaattattcaTGAGACTTCAATTTTAGGTAAAAATTTCCACGGAAACAATCAGAAGACAACAattaaatttcattaaatattGATAAGAATCAAGCTGACTATAACTAAAAATTGATAAGCTAAAACCAAAAGATTaggattctttttttcttctttagcaAAATCAATAGCTGAATTTAGCTAAGAACCCAAATAGGATTCATGGGTCCCTAAACCAATAAAAACTGTGATTTTCCTgcattttctcaacaaccaaacataGCCCAACCTCTAATtattaacccccccccccccccccccccccaaaaaaaaaaactaatcaaagcCAGAAATTTTGATCTCAAACAACCCATCAAATCCCCCAAAAGTaattgttgagggccatttgtggaagcccaggcagacagaaataaagcccaataatgagggcaacaaagaattgacaaaatagatagcaaaaacccattagacccaagcggtaggaataatggatcacaggcccaacaaataaataaatgggtcttgaagaggcaagcaGGCTTAAAGAAgtcaggaaagaaagaaatagcatcccatgggtaGTGTATgagatagaaaagtgagaaagagtcACCATaggcccaaggcaatgcaaactaagaaagtaaggggtttatggcaggcccataaaCCCTAAGGttaagaataaggttattgggccgaggaagtccaatgaagttagtaaaaagcctaTGAGAGTGTGCAATTAGCAAACGGGCCGAGTAAGTCCAAAAAAAGCAATCAGGCCGTGGATGTCCAAAGGAAAGctcaaagggacataggagcccataagtaaaagcaaaatagTGCCCATGACAGGTCACTCATGAGAAAAGTGATAAATGGCTGGCCCAAAATAGGTCCAGCAGGATTAAATTATTACGGCAAGAATAGCAGTCCAacgttgcaagaaataaagaaaattaagagtggaccaaagaaatgtaaggcccatcatcagacaaaACCCAGTTCTTGAATGGAgcgggaaaccaaag
Coding sequences within:
- the LOC126729262 gene encoding E3 ubiquitin-protein ligase SDIR1-like isoform X2, which encodes MSFVFRGSRADIESGFPGFAPEPPAMRMHTVRPVNSNSLAFLVTVLLLFMILNSNQMSPNFLIWLVVGVFLMATILRMYATCQQLQAQARAHAAAASGLLGHTELRLHMPPSIAFATRGRLQGLRLQLALLDREFDDLDYDTLRALDSVNTSTTPSMSEEEINTLPVHKYRVAGSENSSRQQASSSSGPAETKQDFRKADGSIRGPDDELTCSICLEQVNMGELVRSLPCLHQFHANCIDPWLRQQGTCPVCKFSVGSGWQDRRESESDGSDMV
- the LOC126729262 gene encoding E3 ubiquitin-protein ligase SDIR1-like isoform X1, with product MSFVFRGSRADIESGFPGFAPEPPAMRMHTVRPVNSNSLAFLVTAVLLLFMILNSNQMSPNFLIWLVVGVFLMATILRMYATCQQLQAQARAHAAAASGLLGHTELRLHMPPSIAFATRGRLQGLRLQLALLDREFDDLDYDTLRALDSVNTSTTPSMSEEEINTLPVHKYRVAGSENSSRQQASSSSGPAETKQDFRKADGSIRGPDDELTCSICLEQVNMGELVRSLPCLHQFHANCIDPWLRQQGTCPVCKFSVGSGWQDRRESESDGSDMV
- the LOC126729262 gene encoding E3 ubiquitin-protein ligase SDIR1-like isoform X3 — translated: MSFVFRGSRADIESGFPGFAPEPPAMRMHTVRPVNSNSLAFLVTAVLLLFMILNSNQMSPNFLIWLVVGVFLMATILRMYATCQQLQAQARAHAAAASGLLGHTELRLHMPPSIAFATRGRLQGLRLQLALLDREFDDLDYDTLRALDSVNTSTTPSMSEEEINTLPVHKYRVAGSENSSRQQASSSSGPAEFHANCIDPWLRQQGTCPVCKFSVGSGWQDRRESESDGSDMV